In Oreochromis niloticus isolate F11D_XX linkage group LG12, O_niloticus_UMD_NMBU, whole genome shotgun sequence, the DNA window tttcaatgtggacgcacaactctgaaaacgactgaaaatgatagtgtggacgtagcctcactCTCTCACCTGTCTCAcctgtgtctctctctcacctgtctgtctCACCTGTCAGGATGGAGGGGGGGGAGCTGTTCCACAGAGTGAAGTCGAAGCAGCAGCTCAACGAATCTGTTGCCaaactttatttttaccagATGCTTCGTGCTGTGCAGGTGAGCTGGTGTTGCTATGGTAaagagcgcacacacacacacacacacacacacacacacacacacacacacacacacacaggtgcagCGACtgtaactctgtgtgtgtgtgtgtgtgtgtgtgtgtgtgtgtgtgtagtatcTCCACAGTAACGGGAtcatccacagagacctgaagccGGAGAACATCCTGCTGTCCTCACAGGACGACGTGTGTCTCATCAAGGTACGTGCGCTCACCTGCAGCatcaccacctccacctccacctcctcactGACTGTGTGTGCGTCAGGTGACGGACTTTAACCAGTCTCGGATCCTGGAGGAAGCGGTGCTGATGAGGACTCTGTGTGGGACTCCATCTTACCTGGCTCCGGAGGTGTTCACGCACGCGTCCACCACGGGTTACGGTCTCGCCGTGGACGCCTGGAGCCTCGGCGTGCTGCTCTTCGTCTGGTAGGCTCGGGCCTCCTGCTGCAGGGTGATGATGGATGATTTGTGTTGTCAGGGAAACACTTTGGTTTATTTGCCTGTCGCGCCACCTCGACTCGTGCACTTGCTCGTTTGCCCGCCTGGTTACCTTCGGCACATGAAAACAGAGCCGCTGCCGGCACGCCAGAGTCTGTTTCTACTTCCTGCGTGGAGCCAAAGAAtgtagtactgtgcaaaagtcttgagccccCTCTTTTCTTGATATTTTGTTTCCAGCAGCCAGAGCTGAGCCGACACCTTTAACCCTCTGgtgtccagggtataattggccgtttttgactactcTTGATTTGACCTTCTATATTTCATCTTTGAAAACTGTtcatcttgccttgtttggtatcacaACCTCAAATATTTGAAATTggaattattttttcattttgacatactgtattagcgcaattgatctaaattcagacaaaaaataatttcagatgaaaaaagtgattttttttttttttttttactgtaaaaaacatGTCAATGAATcgttttcataacttgaaatgcaaatagaaattgtacatttctaaaaattctgcacaagttttgcaaaataaaacaattactACACCAAACACCAACTACACACTAATTATGGCCTCCaaacacactaaacgtcactaatctctcacatatgaaaactcgctctctctctttctttcgctcactcgctctctcttgCCGCTCCTAAAACTTCCGCCTCTTCCTAAACTACCAAGtgccacatgttgccatatcattttttgattggttgacatggCACACtgtaacaccaatagggaaggggtgttttttctttttgcactcGCAAACGGagagtgtttgctagcgctgtccttagaaaacgccaTTTTTACCGCTTCTTCCTgctgtaaacaccactgttttattctgaaaaaacatcgtgtgtattttttatcataactctggttttacgtggcccatTCAAACTATATAAAAACTGGTATATTGTTTGAAGTCCGCACTTTCGACCTAAGTTGAAATGAGACTCTGGGTCGCTGCATGTGGTTGCTGTCTcctcttaaattggtcatgtgattttgaaCGCGCCGGTACCTCTGTCGACCCCAGAGAGTTAAATGTGCTCGTgggcattggctgctttttcactcatgttCAGTCCCTGGTCATCTGACCTTTGACTCGTGGTTTACGAGTCATTTATGGAACCTCGGCGGTGATGTCACCTGGCTCTTGCAGGTGTGTGACTGTCGAGGAAGCCGCAGAGAAACAGccagggtcagaggtcaaatgtctCCACCTGAAAGCTGTGAAAGTTTCAATGTGACGTTTGATGATTTGCTGAAACTCCAGCTTCATCACTGagtcctcctctctctcctcccgtCCCTCCGTCAGCCTGGGAGGTTACCCTCCGTTCCACGAGAGCTTTGGTCATCAGTCGGTCACCGATCAGATCATCAGAGGAGAGTTCACCATGGTTCAGTCCAAGTGGAAGAGCGTCTCGGATCAAGGTACGAGCTGCTTCAGTTGAACTTTATCGATACTGTTAGTGATGACGGGCTCGCTTTCGGGCGCTCGCTTCATGAAACCGCTGAGAATTTTCTAGAAACGAGCGAACGAGAGCTGCTCGCACCGCAGAGTCAACGTCAGGCTCAcggtgtgtgtgcaggtgtgtcAGTGAGTCACTGCGTGTTCCACAGTGCGTAGGGGGGCtcaggacttttgcacagcactgttttGGTTCCATCTTGTTTGTAACCTGAGGGTGAAAGCCGGAGCTTCCTGTGTTTGGACTCATATGACCCGTCTGTGTTTCAGCCAAAGACGTGGTGAGGAAGCTGCTGGTCGTCGATCCGATGAAGAGGATGAGCATCGAGGAAGCTCTGCAGCACCCCTGGCTACAGGTAACGCCTCACCTGACcgaccccccccaccccacccacccacccaaaTAACCACACATCAAgctgtgttcagtgtttttgtagTGACTCCACCCTCAATGATGGCAGTTGGCTGTCTGCAGCACAGCTGACGCCACAGTAGCGAGTCTTAGAGGGTTAAAGATGTTCAGGTGCATTGTGGGGAGTGTAGGCCGCTCACTCTGTGATGGTTGCAGGACCAGAAGATGTTGGAGACGGCACACAGGCTCATGTACCCGTCTGCAGAGGGAGgggggctgctgctgccatggtaaccacacacacacacacacacacacacacacacacacacacacaaccccgtTCAGCTAGCTTAGTGAGGACCTTCATtgaattgtaaccctgacactaaaaccacattttgagcctcaaaaaggcCTTCAAATTTATGAGGACtggtgtgtgtgtcctcacaagtgactgttggtcctcacaaagatagctagacaggaatacacacacacacacagtacaacAATGAGCCCGCCTCCTGATCCACTGAGCTCCTCCCCCTGCAGGAGGTGGAGTCGACCTCAGGAAGAAACCTGAGGAAACGAGGACGAGAAGGAGACGGCGAGGAGCAACATCCCGCCAAACGAAGCCAAGCCCtgccctcttcctctgtgtaGTCAAGTCTCTGCTGCTGAACCTGgtgtaaataaagttttctaataaagatttttacatttttgctgaGTCTCTTTAATGTGCTCGTTTGAACACGCCTACAGCTCCGCagctcctcctccagcttgcGGGGGGCGCTCAGTCACAGACACTCAGGGGACAAAGTACAAGtagctttttttaattttcatttcaaaGCTCATTTCCTGTTAAAGTGCTTCAGCTGATTCAAACATTGAACTCCAACATCGATTCATTGATAGATTTATTGATACTTTCATCGATCAGAGTCCAGGAACTCTGTGATGGCTCGAAGGCCTCTGAGGTTTTTTAAAGCAGAGAAATCTAAGTGAAATCGAGCCGCTCCTTCATCCTCCTGACACCCTCGGCTGACTCCTCCCCTCGTGCAGATGTCACAGCCGGGCTCGGCGGCGGTCTCTGAGGGCATACAGGACGCCGTGAGCTTTGTCAAACGCCTCGCCGACGGCCGACTGGACTCGACTCCTCCACCGCTGCAGCTGAGGACGCTCCTTTAGGACGTCTCTGCCCCCGCCCAGAGGCTGCAAGGAGACACACTGAGCATGCTCAGAACcagacagacacaaacagaGGGTAGGTTCAGAGTGCCCACTCCTCTCGGGAGGCTTTCTAATCACAGCTGTGAGTCCTCAGAGTAAGGAAAGgagcttcagtgcttcctttagcAGAGGAGACACTGGAGCATCCTTCATGAGAAGACGGCAATAATCTGTTTTATAATGTGGACtcagtctgtgaaggttctcagacATCTAGCTCATCGTAGTCTGAGGAGCTCGGAAAGAAAAGCTTCTGGACTTAAtcagagaagcttcttcagttctaagaacAACTACCGTAGAGTCCCTAAGAGGGTcgtggaccccctattgatcctctacctcaTCACACGAGTATCATGTCTGTAACTGCTCGCTGGGGCAGGGACAAGttgaaaagtgcaacacaaacagGAAATTGACATGCtctgccttcaaagtaaaagctgcactTTTGTTGGCAGCAGTGCTGAAttacaacttttactttgaaggtgaagcttctccatttcctgtttgtgtctCAGTTTCACTGCAGCTGTTTGGAGACGAGCTCTCTGAACGTAcccaaagagagaaaaggctTCTCTGAGGGGGGCGGGGCTTGAGCATCCGGAAACTGACCTGCGTGAGCTCGCACGCCGCGAGCAGGTCGGCCACAGTGATGTCATCACCGCAGAGGAAAGGCTGGCGGCGAAGAAACATGGACTCCAGTTTATCCAGCGTGTCGTCGAGGTCAGAGAGAGCGCGATTCAAACGCGCCTCATCCACCAGAGAGCCAGACTGAGCCGGGAGCAGCACCTGAGGTGGGTGGAGACACAAAGCACACCTGAGCTCCTCGATGGCATTACAGCAGCTTTATGCTTAACCTGATGATGTCAGAACAGGTGCGCTGCCATCACAGAACCCCATGCTGCCATCTCctgatcagctgatttcagatatttgaagatgtttcacaaaATCAGGATTTTGGCTCCGTACCTCCAGGATGAAGACTTTAGCAGCGTGCGGTCGTGTGTTGGTGTGATGCCACGCTGTGTACTCGTCCACTCGGGCTCGTCTCTCTGGTTGCCGTGGATACCAGTGCTCCGGGACATCATACTTGGTGGCGAGGTACTTCAGGATGGCATCGCTGCAACACATGACACAACCTGACGTTTACACTGAGCATGTGATCCTGACGTGACCTGTCCTGCCTCACAGGAACACACTTTAAATGGGTGTGCGTTTTAATctctaaaatgagaaatatcctgtctcagagtgatgctgaaaaactagttcatgcatttattacttccaggctggactactgtaattcactattatcaggatgtcctaaaaactccctgaaaagccttcagctgatccaaaatgctgcagcaagagtcctgacagggactagaaagagagagcagatttctcctgttttggcttcccttcattggcttcctgttaaatccagaattcaaaatcctgctcctcacatacaaggtcttaaataatcaggccccatcttatcttaatggccttgtagtaccatatcaccctattagagcacttcgctctcacactgcaggcttacttgctgttcctagagtatttaaaagtagaatgggaggcagagccttcagttttcaggcccctcttctgtggaaccagcttccagtttggattcaggagacagacactatctctactttcaagattaggcttcaaactttcctttttgctaaagcatatagttagggctggaccaggtgaccctgaatcctcccttagttatgctgcaatagacgtaggctgccggggattcccatgatgcattgagtttttcgtcaaaggagtttgcaaagaaaaaagcgtctggacttaagttgcttgaagacgtttcacctctcatccgagaagcttcttcagttctaaggtcaaatggccgagagtcccagatttaaactcagtgggagtatccccccaaggataTCCCCCCattactcccactgggtttaaatctgggactctcggccatttgaccttagaactgaagaagcttctcggatgagaggtgaaacgtcttcaagcaacttaagtccagacgcttttttctttgcaaactcctttgactacgatgacctggatgactgagaaccttcacagacacattgagtttttcctttccagtcacctttctcactcactatgtgttaatagacctctctgcatcgaatcatatctgttattaatctctgtctctcttccacagcatgtctttatcctgtcttccttctctcaccccaaccaatcgcagccgatggccccgcccctccctgagcctggttctgccagaggtttcttcctgttaaaagggagtttttctttcccactgtcgccaaagtgctagctcatagggggtcatatgattgttgggttttcctcTGTATtcattattgtgcgatctactgtacaatataaagcgccttgaggtgactgatgttgtgatttggtgttgtgtaaataaaactgaattgtgtgtgtgtgtgtgtgtgtgtgtgtgtacctctcTGTGAGGACGAAGCCGTCGTCCACCATGACAGGAACCTTCTGCATGGGGTTGAGTTTGGTGAAGTCCAGAGTCCGATGTTCTCCTGCACACACAAGAGAAGCTAAAACCAAAGTCCACTCAAAACTCATTTAAAGCGGCCTGCAGCGTGTGCGCTCTAATGCAGACAGAAGTCtgagcagcagcttcattcagAACTCCGCTGGGAAACCAAGTGATTTAAGATTCCCGGAATAATGatctgttgttattttttgtttcgGAAACATGTGAACTGTGTGAAAATCGGACATTCAGTGAGTTTAAGAGCGCCGAATGTCCCCGACCAGCCTCATGACGTTTTCTACGAGGATCAGTTCGGTTCGGACGCAGTTTCCTCTCACGGGGTCAGAGAGAGCTTAAATCCGGAGGATTTTGAGTGAGGTCTGGCGAGCTCTGTGCACCGCTCGGATGTAGGTCAAAGTTCTTCGGGTCAGAGTTCAGCTGAAGTTGTGTGCCCACAAACCCTCTGTGTGCGCCGAGTGCGTACACGGGTGAGCAGGCGGTCAGAGGACTAGTTAGCCGCTCGGTTATTCGGTTAGTTAACCGGCTGGTTAGTTAACCAGCCTGTCAGCAGCTCACCTTTCCGCAGCGCCATGGTGCGCACTCTGTGCGGGATTTTGGTGCAGGTGAGCAGGATGTGCACCGCCCGACAGGGCTGCGATAGAAGGTCCAGGTACACCTCCACCAGCCGgcctgttgccatggttaccgAGGCGTTTTTATCCGTTAGACCGGcgaaaaaagcacaaaaaaagcgTTAGCTGGTAGCCGTCCGTCTTCCTCTGAGGTTCTGCAGACTGACAGCTGCTCCGCAGTGCCCCCTGCAGCCGCACCGACAACTGCAGCCCAGCAAAGGTTACAGCGCCTCCTTAACACCTCCTTCAGAGGAAACACAGAAGCATCCTTAATGACAGACAGGAGAGGGTGctgtccaacacacacacacacacacacacagatgcagtgAGGCAGCCTCGAACAGAAGCTCAGCTCCCACAGCTGACTCTGAGCTTCTGTCCTCACAGACAGCGTGGCTGGAAAACTCTGGACGTGGATCATCTCCACTCTGACGGCTGCTTCCACGGCACGGATGGGCCGATGCGGAGGACTCCTCCGGAGTGTTGATGTCTCCGATCTGCTTCCCAAACAGTCTCAGCTCAGTCC includes these proteins:
- the gstt2 gene encoding glutathione S-transferase theta-2, translating into MATGRLVEVYLDLLSQPCRAVHILLTCTKIPHRVRTMALRKGEHRTLDFTKLNPMQKVPVMVDDGFVLTESDAILKYLATKYDVPEHWYPRQPERRARVDEYTAWHHTNTRPHAAKVFILEVLLPAQSGSLVDEARLNRALSDLDDTLDKLESMFLRRQPFLCGDDITVADLLAACELTQPLGGGRDVLKERPQLQRWRSRVQSAVGEAFDKAHGVLYALRDRRRARL